Genomic DNA from Ictidomys tridecemlineatus isolate mIctTri1 chromosome 6, mIctTri1.hap1, whole genome shotgun sequence:
TTCTGAGGCCTGCTGCTTTTTCATGGGTCTGTCTCTAGCCTTATGTAATTTCACCACACACATGACAGTGTTGAGGATAAAGAGGCCTTCTGCAGAATTCTGCCTCTTTTATTTAAGTTCCTCCCACTAAATATTCTGCCCTTCACATTCTAAATACCATTTTCTCCCTAAACTCATCTCTGTCTCAAGTAAGCAGGATCTCTGGCTTCTGTTTGGATTACTCTCCCTGCCCTACCTTTTGGAAACTGCCTCCTTGCACTACACTAGAGAAATCAAGCAGCTTGCTTATGtgtttgctttcctttctttcaggTATAATGCCCTGTGTTGACCATTggtcaatatttgaaaatatccatCATCATTAGGGATAAACATTGTTCTCTTAGAAATGCAGGGTAgaacaattaatatttttaatttccaattttGAAGGTCAGAAGACGGGCAGATATTACCTTCACTGTGGCAAACGaagtttcctatttttcatttctctttttagcATTATCACCATTTCATAATGAGTTTatatttattcagtattttaCTATCAATCATAGTCATATTTTTAATCATCATTGTTCCCAAATTTTCTCAATGGAAGTGTCTTCACATTTGTTTTCAATGTCCTCAAGATACATTCCACCTTCCCTAAGAGCATCCTTGCTTTGTGGCACAACAAAAAGATGACCTAATCTCAGAATTTTCCCCCAACCTGAAATGagctatttgttttccttttcatagTAAATTGATGTTCTgtctggggtttttgttgttgtttatttggttGGTTGGTGTATTAGTTGGAGTTTTgctctttaattttttcagaatttttcattttaactttcctGGACACAGGTAGTGTAGGAGATAATTCTGCGTTTTAGATAAAGGAAGGGTTTAGATACCCTTATTagcttccttgattttttttttttttactatgatgTAATCCAGTGTGATTTGTTTAATGTGTGATACATATTTTGGTCTGTCTTCTGatgtttttcttgcttttttgggCTTCTAACCCCATTCTGCTTGTCCTGGGTGTTAATATTAGCTCATGCTACTGTCTACTAGTTATCCTGAGAGTGTGACTGTGTAAGGTTTAGATGTGCTTTATGTTGCTGTAAGCTGATTTTGGAGGATATGGCTATTAGGTGGCTGTCATGATTCTCTAAGCACTTTAGCAATTTTTCTTTGTAATCTAGAATTACATCTTTGAGAttagttgttgttttgttgtattttgcATTCTGGGGGACAAAAATGAAGACTCTCCCCACAAAGCATCATTTTTAATACTTCTGAGACTGTTTAGAATATCATCTATCACtcaattattcatattttttgtgTGCTTGTGTATATATCTGTAcacatctctctctccccttgtCTTTCTCTACACACAATGTAAAAGAAGTAACCcttgagaaaaatacaaatgaagaaaaggaatggtTAATAcatataacatttctttttcagaattccaTTCTTCATGTTCGTTAAGCCTTTATTCCAATTcctaatattttttactttataagaAATTCATAAATTCTTTCTTGATCAGTTCATCAAAGAGATGTTATTTGCCTGTTGTCTTCTAGGTTTATATCTAAGGATCTAGGATCtggcctctttttcttcctgaagtCCTTCTTATACATAAATACTTCATCCTAAAAATGAACCCAGATAGACTACATAGCCACATAACACCATTTACAGATTATCTTTCTGTTGGTTTTAGACAAAATGCAATTCTGCTGACATGACAGGATCATTCCATATTGTATACATGCATTGTATTATAATATGGTACACCATCAAAAGTACAAATATTGTATGTTGCTTAAATATACTTTCACTAGTCTGTTGATCCTTCCAGATgtgtttgttcttttaaaatccaCAGTCAATAATCTAATGAATCATTTTTGTAGTCTATCACAAAATTTaggaatgaaatataaaaaaaattagctttcCAGTAATTTTGTAATCTCATTTTGCTTTTGTAAAGTCCATGAATTATTCCAAACAGTCAACCTGCCAGTTTGATCAAACAAAGCAATGTAGATATCCTATTCCaggatttataattatttaagaagaaacttgaaaaacacaaaaattttaactCAGAAGTTCTCAATGTGTATATGGACCTATCCCTAACTTGTGACTTCTCTTTGTTCAGATTCCCACTGAGAATTTTTAGTGCCTCTTATTCTGAGACCCATATTTATGATTTCTTCCATTTTCATTACAATGTAAGTTAGGAGTTAGATTTTACCATAATTCTATACCTCATTGATAATAATTGacatgtttttctctcttttattttttgttttgtttctcattGAAGGGCCTGTTTTATCTAACATTATTActgccaaatttcatttttcaatcaataattttaagattttttttcattttgaattattctacataaatataaatcacTGCATTGACCTTAAGGTATCTGTGTCacaatatataattcatataatgaTATATGTCAGCATTATGCATAaaactttaaatgaaattttagttcaaatatttgaagagtgAGACTCTGTAAAGGCTTTATTTCATAcagatatgaaataaataaatatacatgtgtatatatttttatatatattatatatatgaaatatttatatccAAAAGTAAATGTTAGTAATCTGTGCCTCTTTTCTATAGGAgagaatgtttaaattttatcagATGAAACAGACTTTTCAAATACTGGATAAAATGAGATGCTTGCGAAAACGTTCTACAGTGTCATTCTTGGGAGTTCTTGTCATTTTCCTCCTATTTATGAATTTGTACATTGAAGATAGCTATGTTCTGGTAAGTTATAGAGGTTGATTATTTTTTGTTCAAATTAAAGCATATGTCAACCTAAATTGGCATAATTGTAAGCTAAATTGAATCCTCTGCTGGGCAGGTAGACTTAGCTTAagcaaaattataatatatatatatatttcctacctagagattttttttctataaatcataatttttcaatattatacTTGTTTTAACTTATGTTGCATTAATCTATTTAATACTGTATATATTGTGTTTCAAATGTGTATCTAATTACAAAggaattatttatcattattatgcTGAGTTAATAAGGActataatttgaaatatataaaataaaatttgcttcaCAAGTATTATTCCTTACTTTCTCTACTTTTCTTATTGAAATTTTATTGTCTAGATAAAAATAGTATCTAATTGTGCTATTTtgtttatgtaatattttgttataatatttttgttacttttggaTTTTGAATAGCTCTAAATGGCCaccattatatatataaagatctcaagtGATGAACGTATTATGTGGAAATTATTCAGtggttaaaaatatatgataaaagtCAGTATATAAGAATATACAAATTTGttttatgcaaaatatataaaatagagagTTTATTCTGGCTAATAGTGAGAAAtcagtttgtatttttcttattttacttatgGTTATAAATGTCACATAATTTCATATCTTTTGATAATAATATGAACCTTGttgtttattcaatttttttctactaaGCCTAAGATATctgccataatttttattttgttattactatttgcatatttcaaaaaatcaAGTCCTTTGCACTCATAGGGACTAAATAGTATTGTAGCAAGAAAGAttataacaataatgataaaaagCATTCCCAATAAAATGTCTTATTGTATTGAGCATGATTCATTAATTATGTACTCTTTGCCAGATAGTATACTATATCTTATGAATCCACCATAAAATCTTAGTACAGATTCTTCTAGTAGGTTCTCTGTAAAACATCTCATATCCTTTAactctgtattttttataatgaaattcTGCCAGAATCCTAACTCTTGACATTTGGCCAGATTTTTTGTCATCAAGCAAAGATCCTGATTTTTTAGACTCTTCATTCTACTATCCATGATCAATTGACAATATAGTGGAAATCACCAGAGATTGAAAGAATTTGACTAGACATCATTTATACCATAGAAAATTGAATAAACTTTCTAGTTATGTgaatttgggaatttttttttgtaaggttCATGTGATCTAGCTATATTTTCTTGATAGAATTTAAGATGATAAATTAACTAAAGAGTCTCCTAATAATGATttagttttttaagaaaaattaattgcatttttgTCTACTGGTAAAAGTAtatcaaattttataaatcaaGAACATGCTATTGATTGGAGTTTACTATATTTAATGACTTTTATGTTTATAAGAGAATTTCAAGTGCATTTCTAATCTTTCATTTCGCCATCTCCATAAGACCACTAATATTGAACATATACCACTTTTTGTAACAGAATCTCTATAAACTCATAATTTcatgtaagaaataatataatatttatcaataataaaaataaaatgctattgccctgttttgtgaatttttacagtctactgtaaacattgattCTAGCCTGCCAATGTGAAAAATAAGATTTACGGAAATAACTTTATGGAAATAGAGTACTTTTTCAGTGAAATTTCTTTGACTATATTGAGCATGTATTTAGTTATATTTACAAATTAATCCATCTGCAAAGAAGAGATATATTTCTCAGATTTGAAAATGATtatcaaaatcaaaacagaaagataatttttaaatatttatgttaagtCAGAAACAGTGAACAATGAATTAATTGTGATCTTTAAATATCAGCACCCctccttattataaattcaatgataacatttttgttatttaattttttagtttctcATATGATTTCtaagtaaatttcattttgagctggcttaataaatatttgaaacatCCAATCACTaatattaaatttcattaaaGATAGTCTTCTGAAAATGTATAATATCTATGGAAATCTGACTACTTTCAAAAATATACTGCggttctttttaaatacttttttcttttgactttttcatctgagtttcatttttaatatgcTAGCCTTGACCTCATGATTCTATAATGATACCATTTCCTAAGCATAGATTTTAGGaggtcttttattattattattattattattattattattattattattattattatcatcatcatcatcatcatctcctttTTATTGCTGGAAAACAATTCTTACAATTCAGAGGAATCAAATGAAGAGTTAGAAGTAGTAAGGTCGCTGGAGTTACTCAGCACATTCTACTCTGCTCTTTTTGCTAGAAAATCCAGCTGTGGACTGAAATCCTAGGAGTATTAACAGTTTAGTATATTAGCTTATGTATTGGAGACATATGACTTTCAGTGGGAAAGGAAGCTGAGCTCAGTGGAAGAGACAAATACTATTACAAGTCAAGCTAAGTAGAAGAGAAGCTGCATGCCCAATCAACTTAGCCTCTTGGCTGTGAGCATCTTCAAAGTAGCCACTAGGGTATATATTTAGTCTGTAGCTAGTCCATTGAATTTCATTCCCATCCAGAAAATGATTGTCATAAAACTTTGTCTTATTACTGAGAAACACACTATAGCATAGTAACTACAGAAAGAAGGTATCCAGGGACAGCCTGGCTGTTCAGTTAGATGCCTCTGGAAGCAACCAACAAGGCTGACTCAGGTGAAAggtgcattatttatttatgctgaAAAGTGTAAAGAAGGTTGTACTTGAGAATTTAATTAAGTACTTTCATATCAGTTCCATTgcattttatattctgttatgtCCTTCAATCAAAATGAATGTATTCCATCTTATCACAGAAAAGGCTGAGATTTTTACACGTTCAGGACAGAATTCTTAAAGAGATATTAAATCCTGCAGTTTCTTTAGAACGTAACATCTCATAAGAACAAAATGATGATGTGAATTCAGTACTGTGACTACTGtgatttttatagaaatttcttctacaccctatgGATTATATACACTGTTACATTGCTATTAAAGCAGTTTATACTAAAGTGAGTCCATAGATACTTCTTGgccacttttaattttgtttattttagtctaAGGATTTTCATAGGTTTGCTTATggatatgtgaaaatatttgtgtgtaaataatttaaaatgatcatAGATCAATGGGTGTTGAATTGATTGTTTAGCACCTAAGGTTTaatttcaggtattttgaaaGTCTATAGCTTTTGTAGATGGCAAATCCATTATAAATCTTTTAAAGATCAAGTGTTTTCTTTATCCAAATTATCAAGGCaatataagatataaaaatgCAGTATGAAAGACCAAATGTAGATTCACAACATAATTGGATATACAGAGAATATATTTAGAATGAATATTGATTTAATAAGGTCCATATAAAAAGACCTTTTAACTCTCTAGTCATACtttattatctttaatttttattccaaGGAAAGTCCAGTCTGACCAGACTTAAAATGTGAGCTAATCATCTTTTTCACATTTCAGTTTGAGACAAAGTATTGAATGTTCTCATCAAGGTAAAACTTGTATTTGAATCTTGTCCAATCTTTTAGAACAGAGGtttaattaaagttttattgACCACAGACAGGTAATATCAAGACTGAAGTTATTTAATGCATTGACTTTCTCTGTTTGATGACTTATACATGATTGGCCTTACATCCTGTACTGAGTATTAGAAATAGATCCATAAAATGACACACCTTACCAGAAAAAATTCTCCTTAATTAGGTTGCCCCAAAACATATATTAATAAACCATATACCCAAGCCAAACAAGTCATTGTTTTGCTAATAATGTATAATCAATAAAGACTGATCAACTATGAGTTAAGTAATCAATATTTGCCATTGAACTTTTACCAAAGAAATGGAGGCAATTAATGGATAACAAGACATATTTTAAACTGAAAGTCAATATTTTCATACACTTAAGCCTTTCTGAAGATTTAATAAAATGTAGTCCACTACCATGTGTAAAAATGATCTTAAATATTGAAAAAGCACACTAACAGAATACCACACAAAAACACATGTGCCCTCCCCCCCACACAAGCAAAATTATCATAAGACCAGTATAAGGTTTGAACACAAATTCTTGACTTGGTAAAAATGTGTTCTCATTGAGGTTAATTAAagacaattgaaaaaatttaaaaaaacactactATATCATGAGGACTTCAGTGGGCTGTTCTCAACATCTTTTAATTAATTGCATATAAGCAACTTATTAAAACTCCTTACTTAATAAATTATGCAAAATCCAATGGTTGTGTCTACATTTGCATCTTCCTAATTATTCCTAAGGTTTTACAATCATAGACATTATATGTGGTCTTTAATTTGAGATTgtttaagaaagaatattttacagGATGGTATaggagacaagaaaaaaatcaatttattatgACTCAAATATGGGAAATTCTGTGGTAACTGGCCTCAGATGAAACTAAAATAGATTACCGTTTAATTTTTAGATTGgtgattattataaaaattttgaattcTAACATGAAGGtacttggaattttcttttcttttttaaaaatattttttagttgtagatggatacaatatctttaattttagttttttatttttatgtggtgctggggactgaacccagggcctcgcacatgcaaagcaagtgctctaccgctgagctacaaccccaacccggCACTGGAAATTTTCATGTAGATACTTGCTTATCAAGAAAATACCATCATTTTTGTGTACACTGTAGAGAAGCAAATGAACTGTAATATAAAGAATGGAAtagaggagagagaaagtgaaACAAAGGCTGTAGGTAGGAAATTAGGAGAGTGATGGTGGTCTTCAGCCTCTGAGTCCAGTGATTGAGATTTTTCTAATGTTCAATGTTGTTGATAGTACCCATATCTTCATGGTGTAAGGAGAAAATTTAATACATGACcctctatattatttattttccttgcctcttccttgACATTTAGGAGGGTGACAAACAGCTCATAAGGGAAACATCCACACATCAACTAAATTCAGAGCGCTATGTTCATACTTTCAAGGATTTATCTAATTTCTCAGGGGCCATAAATGTCACCTATCGCTACCTAGCTGCCACACCTTTACAAAGAAAACGTAAGTATccttaaacttttaaattaaagaatacataaaatactttgtgaaaaataatgtttcatttgCATAGCAATAGATTTTTGAGATTTATTGATTTAACATATACTTTGATAAGAACTTCAGTGTATCCCAACTTGTAATTCTGTCACTGACCAAATTCCACTAATAATGAAAAAGTTGTGtctaattttaatatgaattttttggCAGTCTGATACAGGATGGTATATGACACAAGGAAAAGATgacttactttaaattttttaagttaactttaaaaattaactatttcTGTGTTGTtctattttcagattttcataGTTTAGTTTTATCACTTGCCACCAGTTTGAATTACCTTTTAAActacaaactgggtggcttaaaaaacaacaaattattatttcatggttctggaggctagaagttgAAATCAGTTTACTGGAAGACCCACAGTCCCTCGGCCCACTCTAAGGAAAAATCTGTCAACTACATGGCAAGCTGAGGTTCATgtgtataaaaacaaagaaatttttgaGGATTATCAATATGAGGATGATCACCTGGAGGGGGAGGGACAAATTATAGCCATCTAAAATAAGTGTTCACTAAAAGTGGCATGAGAAGGGTGTGGgattttaatgatgaaaaagaacaaaggaggAGGTTATAGCCCCCATTGATGGTTATTGTTACATTGGATGGCAATAACAACATAACATTTGATTGTTAATTAGTCACTGATATTATACATTCCATATAAGAactataataagaaataaaaggtttTCATTGtggttatttattgtttttatggaGTCAGAGAGTTGGCAGAAGTTTGCCACTCTGGGTCTGAATGACCTGACTATCATCTCTTGCATCATGTTTCCCTGTGCTAAAGAATTCTGTGTGtgacattttgaattatttctcaaATCCTTCTTTGGTTCTTCCATCTTGTGGTGGCCCCTGGCATTATATTTCTTGTGGCAATGATAATTCCTGCCTCCATTATCATTGGCCTCCTTCCTTTATTCTGTCTGTAtcctctcctcttcttataaTGATATCACTTACTGAATTCAGGGCATAACCCTACATGTGAGATTAGTTCATCTCAagatttataattaataatatcttTACATATCCTTTTTCCcaataaggtcacattctcagGTTTTATGTAGACATGAATTCTTAGAGTAAACTTTTCATCCCTCTGtagtatgagaaaaaatatttgaaattaagtaattatatactatatttcaTAGATTCCAAGACATCATCATTTATACAAAGTACCTTATCCAATGGTGTAACATTAATGTATAACATTAATGTATCTGATTAATAGACCGCTGTAAACATAAGCattatcaattttatatatatatgtgtatatatatatgtgtatatatatatacatatatatatgtatatatatatatatatatatatatactgttaattgtagtcagacacaatacctttattttatttatttacttttatgtgctgttgaagatcaaacccagcactttgcacatgctcggcaagcactctactgctgagccacaaccccagccccagcattatCAATTTTAACAATGAGACACCATCAATTGTAATTTGCAACTTACTATTTAAAAGTTTTGgtgtgaaaaaatagaaattttaaatcaatgaaaCACAGTGACATCATGACATTTTAATAGATTATATGGACACCACAAAAAATTTTGTTCCCCTTTTAAGAACTTTTTTATGCAAGGGAGTTTGTGATAATCAACTTGAGGAAATTGGTAAGTTAATTTAGGTTTAATTTAGAGTTCTTTTCAATTCTCCAGTTCAAATGTCTAGTCTTCTTCAGCTTTCATTTAACTGCCCAAGACTGCCATGATTCTTTTATCCCCATGTGTCACACCACCTCTGTCTAAGCTTTACCAATTCCCCTTTTCCGTGTTTAATTTACTAATGACTATTTGCACAAATACCACCTGCTTTGTACTAAAGAGGCAATATAACAGAGCATAAGAGAGGGGCAGTTGAATCCTGACATCACGCCACTTACTAAGTGTAACTACAGTTTGAATGAGCTGCCTCATCACACAGGTCCTGATTTCCTTTATGTAAAGCATCTTGATGGCAATAACTACCCTGTCCCAAAAGACTGCTGTGAACACTGAAGATGCATAATGAAGTTAAAGGTGCATAGACTCCTGCTTCTGACGTACAAAATCTTTCCTAAGTGTTGGCTAGTATTGGATCTTAATCAAATGTGGTGACTTAAAGTTTAATAATGATATCGTGTGACATATATGTTTCAGTAGAAGTCAGAGTTTTAAGCTCATGTATTTACACAAAATGTGTAAGTCTCAACTTCTAAAATAGACTAATAAGAAAGGTCTAACCTGgaagaggttttttgttttttggtttttttttttcgtttgtttgcttgtttttagtATTGTAGAAAATCAATGATTTTGGTGCATATTAACATTTCCTCATTTTGCAAATGGTAATTCAAAAACTTTATTCACTGAGTTATGTGAGAATGAgttctttaaaaagtgaaaatatttcaatAGAAAGACATGTAACACTTCTTAGAGGTGACCTGCTTTTCtcggagttttttttttaattcctaaaaaTATCCTGTCTCTACTTCTAGATTTTAAATGTCTGAATGACGTTGTTTAATCAAAATTTCTATAAtttgtgtctcaaaattaagaaaacaataatgTTCACATCTTGGAACAATGTGCCATACAGTTGAGCGTTGATAAGTTTTTCAAATATATCATATGATATTGCTTATTTTCTAATTAACCTTCtatgtaaatttcaaaataacaatgTGAAGTTTACTTATGAATTCTTCTAGTGTAAGAAAATGATCAAAGTGAAAATATGTGACAGGCCCTGTGAAAAATTTAAAGTCGATTAAAATAATGTGctgctcttatttttcttttctacttgagACTACTTTATGAGTCTCAATTgtgaattctatttctttttttgtagatttttgaaaatataatttgtatattagGTAAACATTTCTCTTCTCTAATGGGCACATGTGAGAACATTAAGCTTTAGAACACTTTAAACCTTTCTTTTGAATTTCATAAACAAGTGATCAAGACTGTAGGGCCCATATATCATTATTCTTAAGATGCATTTATTTTCAGtggaaaatatcaaagaaatactataggcaaatattttctccttttttttctgttattcagAACTCTTTTCACATATGTCTTTCTTCTGAATTCTTTTGTTTAGGGTATCTTACCATTGGACTTTCATCAGTGAAACGAAAAAAAGGCAACTATTTACTTGAGACAATCAAGTCAATTTTTGAGCAATCCAGCTATGAAGAGCTGAAGGAAATTTCAGTAGTAGTCCATCTGGCGGACTTTAATTCATCCTGGCGTGATGTCATGGTCCAGGATATTACACAAAAGTTTGCCCATCATATCATTGCAGGAAGATTAATGGTTATACATGCTCCTGAAGAATATTACCCAATCTTGGATGGTCTTAAAAGAAATTACAATGATCCAGAAGATAGAGTCAAATTTCGTTCCAAGCAAAATGTAGATTATgcttttctgcttaatttttgtgccaatacTTCATATTATTATGTAATGCTTGAAGATGATGTCCGATGTTCCAAAAATTTCTTAACTGCCATCAAGAAAGTCATTGCATCCTTAGAAGGAACTTACTGGGTAACTCTTGAGTTCTCTAAGCTTGGCTACATTGGTAAACTTTATCATTCTCATGATCTCCCACGTTTGGcacattttttattaatgttttatcaaGAAATGCCTTGTGATTGGCTGTTGACTCATTTTAGAGGTCTGTTGGCTCAGAAAAATGTGATCCGGTTTAAACCATCTCTCTTTCAGCACATGGGTTATTATTCCTCATATAAAGGAACTGAGAATAAGCTGAAGGATGATGATTTTGAAGAGGACTCATTTGACATTCCTGATAACCCCCCTGCAAGTCTGTACACCAACATGAATGTGTTTGAAAATTATGAAGCAAGCAAAGCTTACAGTATTGTTGATGAGTACTTTTGGGGAAAACCACCTTCAACAGGAGAtatctttcttattgtttttgaaaatccaactataataaaaaaaattaaagtgaatacGGGGACAGAAGATCGGCAAAATGACATTTTGCATCATGGAGTCCTTGATGTTGGGGAAAAAGTTATACTTACCAAACAAATAAAACGTTGTGATTCGTACTTAAGACTAGGAGAATTCAAAAATGGAAACTTTGAGATGTCAGATGTGAATCAAAAAATTCCATTTGATATACACTGTATGAGGATATGTGTCACCAAAACACAAAAGGAGTGGCTGATTATTAGAAGCATTAGCATTTGGACTTCTTAGCCAATTAAATCAGTATGTTCATTTGCTGAAACAgatctttctgtttccttttttgctAACTTCCTGTTTTGCTACTTTTATCTGTTGGGAGGAAAGCAATGGATGTGTATGTTAAAAGAAAAGTCCATTAGTTTTGATTTACACATTgtcaatacaattttactctacacatttgtgtttatttttacttttgaagtTAAATATCATCCCATGGTAGACTCTACTTTCATTTATACTTTTAGATGTTCTTAGTGTCACAATTGCAATTGTCTAACGAGTCCATATGAAAGctataaaataagaacttttGTTGGTTGGATGATAATTCTTGAAAAATAGTTGCCAACTATATGTACTTATTCAAGAAGTGATAATTTCTTGTATCAGATAGATTTTTATTAAGTATCTCTATGAATATGCAGTTGGCTACAATtataatctgttttatttttcttatgaatttaGGTTTTCATTTACTTCTGTGCATCTGCAGTGAATACCTTCACATAGAAGTGGTGTCTTtacaacatattttttatttgtaagtaGGGCtatgggaaaaataatttaaaatatctttcccctaattatttatatgaaaGGGAACCTTGATCattgtttaaaacatttaattgaacatttattattaataaattttctGTGGGATAAAGTCTTTTTCTAGTTTCCCttttacaaaaaattttaaaaagaacaattaaaccCAATATTTTCAGGTAACATGGGGCCCCTgcatttaataggaaaaaaaagagagagaaggccaATAGTTCattcataaagatattttcagtatatacagaaaatatttgaaattgattttatacgttttatattaaaatttgtgtGACTGAAATTATTGTAatttatcatataatttttttggagTTTAAATGGTTATCTTATAAAGGATAAAAGTGAGAATCACAGAAATTAGCTGATATTTCTATACTCAGTGAGCTATTTCTTAACAAAGCCAGAATGAGAGATCTGCTCTTCTGATAATCAGACAATGCTC
This window encodes:
- the Mgat4c gene encoding alpha-1,3-mannosyl-glycoprotein 4-beta-N-acetylglucosaminyltransferase C gives rise to the protein MFKFYQMKQTFQILDKMRCLRKRSTVSFLGVLVIFLLFMNLYIEDSYVLEGDKQLIRETSTHQLNSERYVHTFKDLSNFSGAINVTYRYLAATPLQRKRYLTIGLSSVKRKKGNYLLETIKSIFEQSSYEELKEISVVVHLADFNSSWRDVMVQDITQKFAHHIIAGRLMVIHAPEEYYPILDGLKRNYNDPEDRVKFRSKQNVDYAFLLNFCANTSYYYVMLEDDVRCSKNFLTAIKKVIASLEGTYWVTLEFSKLGYIGKLYHSHDLPRLAHFLLMFYQEMPCDWLLTHFRGLLAQKNVIRFKPSLFQHMGYYSSYKGTENKLKDDDFEEDSFDIPDNPPASLYTNMNVFENYEASKAYSIVDEYFWGKPPSTGDIFLIVFENPTIIKKIKVNTGTEDRQNDILHHGVLDVGEKVILTKQIKRCDSYLRLGEFKNGNFEMSDVNQKIPFDIHCMRICVTKTQKEWLIIRSISIWTS